The following DNA comes from Simkania negevensis Z.
CGATCCGCGCAGCCAAGCAACTTTTTCTCTTAAACACTTTTTATGTGCGAAGTCGAATCTGATTCGAATCACGTTGCCGATGTTGAAACAGTTTCCTGCTTTGCATGAACTAACAGAAGATAAGGAAGCCCGCAAAGAGTTCCTTGAGCATCATGATCTTGAGGATCTGTTGACTCAGCAGCCAACCCCAAATATTTCGTTGCAAGAACTTGTCTCCTATATTTCTCCCATGCTTCCTCGCTTTTATTCAATTGCTTCCTCTCAGAGAGAAACTCCAGACTCGGTTGATCTTTTAGTTGTCACCTTTCAATATAAGCAAGGAGGCAAAATGCGTTGGGGTCTAGGTAGTCACTTTCTCTGTGATCAAGCACAAATTGGAGAAACTGTCATTCCTTCGTACCACCACCCAAATACAACATTTAAAGTTCCAAAAGACAAAAATACTTCGCTGATCATGATAGGTCCTGGAACGGGAGTTGCTCCCTACCGCGCCTTTTTGCAAGAGCGGCTAAGACAAAAAGCTTCTGGAAAAAATTGGCTCTTTTTTGGAGAGAGAATGCGTGCTTATGACTTTTACTACGAAGACTTCTTCACCGAACTTGAAGAAGCAGGCTTCTTACGTCTTGATTGCGCATTTTCACGTGACCAGCAAGAAAAAGTCTACGTTCAACATCTCATCCAAAAACACGCGACCGATATCTGGGCATGGATCCAAGATGGCTCTCATATCTACATTTGTGGTGACGCACGCCACATGGCGAAAGATGTCACAGCAACTCTGCATGACATTGTGGCAGAAAAAGGAAAGCTTTCTGATGAGGAAGCTAAGGATTTTATTCGAAAGATGCGCCAAGAAAAACGGTTACTTCTCGACGTCTACTGAAACGTTGTAACCACTGCATAGCACATGAGCCCCTCACCTTTTCCAAATGAGGTGAGTCCATCGCCTGAAGTAAACGTGATACCCACTTGATCAAGCTCCAGCTTTACGACTTCAGCAACATTTTGACGTATTTCTTCGCTCCGTTTTTGAAATTTAGGCCGTTTCCCTTCAATTGTTAAAGCAATATGTTCGATCTTTTGCCCATCGAGCGTTGCAAGGGCTTTTTCTAAATAAACACGGCTATCTGTGATGCCTTGTTTGTGGCAAAGATCAATTGCTATCCTGCCTAAGATGGGCACATGTGTGAGCGACGTGATGGCGTTGCAAATAGCATGAAACACCACATCCCCATCAGAATCAGCATCCATCCCCGGAGCATCTTCAAAAACAAGACCTGCAATGATGCATTTTTTATTTGCTCCATCAGGGAGAAATCGGTGACTATCTTGTCCTATTCCTGCTCGAAATTTCATGTGATCAATTATACTCGACTTTGCACAATTTTTAGCGAGTAGATTTAATCGATTCTAAAAAAGCAAGGTTTTCGATTGGACTCTAGATAGAAGGATTAGGAAAGTCCTCTTACAAACTTTACATTTTTTCGTGAAATTCATAGGTAGAGGCGCTATATATACTCGTGACACTTGAAACTTAGAGAATTTGACAAGGATGCTCCTCAATATTTTCATTCGGAATAAGCAACCATTGCCGAAGAGGCCTTGGCGCGAGTGAGAATGAAAATTGTGAGTTAAAGCTGACGCCGTCAAATCTCCAATTTTCAATTAGAACGAGTATATAAACGAAAAAATACAAAGTCGAGTCCTAGTGATCATATGAAAAAGTTGCACATTGGAAATGTCAATTTCGAGTGGGAACTCAAAACTCGCTCAACCCTCCCTTTTAAGCAGGCTTTTTTGGTTCACCCTAACTTCTTGCAGCTCCAATTTCTCCCTCTTCTCTATGCAGATGCAACCGACGATATCCTCGTCACCCACCTCCCCCAAAAACCCACTCCCAACCTCAAACTTATTGCTGAAACCGACTTTGCTAATGACAAACTTGAAACATGGGGATGGTCCCAAACGGCAAAAACTTGGGCTGAAAAGGTGGGTGCGATTTATGAGCCACCTCCTTTTCCTATTGTGAGAGATGTAGCGTCTAAAGTCTTTTCCTTCACACATAGTCCCAATCTACCAGGAGCAAAACTCTTCCACACACTTACAGAAGTTGAGAAATGGTTGAAAGGAGGAACTTACCCCAAAGTTCTTAAAACGTGCTATGGATTAGCAGGCAGGGGACGTTTTCTTTTGGCAACTTCTGAAGACTTTGAAAGGGCGCGTAAAAACGTGATTAAAACCTTTGAAAAAGGACACGCATTGATTGGTGAACCTTGGGTTCAACGGCTCTTGGACTTTAGCACACAATGGATGATTTCAAAAGAAGGCAAAGCCTCCTATCTCGGCGCTACCATTATGGAAAACAAGGCAAATGGACAGTATGAACGGACAATTGCAGGAGAAGAAGAAGCGCTTTTTGGAATGTATTACCGCTTCTTGAAAGACCACCTTGAAATGGTCAAAATGCCTCTTGCACATCTTGCGAAAGAAGGTTACTTCGGCCCTCTTGGAATTGATGCAATGGTCTACCGCCACCCAACTGAAATGGATGAATTGCTTCATCCCATTGTTGAATTCAATGTCCGTAAAACCATGGGATGGCTCACTCTTATCATGCGTGAGAAAAAAAAGGCTCCCTTTCTTTCACTTAGTTATGTCTCCGAAGCAGGACCAGGACTTCTACCTCACGAACTTTTTCTCGAAGGCGATGAAAAGATCTCCTTTCGAAAACAACTCAAAGCTGATATATTAAATGAATATGGAAGCGTTTAAGATTATCGGCGGTCAGCCACTCAAAGGTGAAGTGAAAGCAGCAGGGGCAAAAAATGCCATCACGAAAATGCTTGTGGCTTCTCTTCTTTCCGACAAGCGGTGTATTTTTTCTAATGTCCCCGATATTTCCGAAGTGGAAACAACAGTGAATCTATGCAAAGAAATTGGGATGGAAGTTGCATGGGATCGGGAAGCCGGCACTATAGAAGTAGTCACAAAGGAAATCAAGTCATCCTACATCCCCATGCATTTTTCAGGCGCCAATCGGATTCCTATTCTGACAATGGGGGCTCTTCTCGGTAGAACTCGCGAAAATATCATCGTTCCCACCGTTGGAGGATGTAAAATTGGAAAGCGTCCTGTCGATTTTCATATCATGGCTTTAGAAGCGCTCGGGGCAACTGTCGAAGACCGTATGATTAAAAAAGACAGAGCGTATTTTGCTCATGCCCCTGATGGTCTTAAGGGAACCCGAATCAAACTTCCTTATCCGTCTGTCATGGCAACAGAAAATGCCATTTTGGCAGCTTGCCGCGCCAAAGGTAAAACCGTGATCGAGAATGGAGCGATGGAACCTGAAGTGATCGACTTGATTCTTTTTCTTCAAAAGCTTGGAGCAGTGATTCATGTTGATGTGAACCGCAAAATTTATATCGAAGAAGCGAAACACTTTTATGAAGTGGAACATTCTGTGATTACCGACCGTATCGAAGCAGCTTCTTTTGGGATGGCTGCCATCAGCACAAAAGGACGCGTATTCGTCAAAGGGGCAAAGCAAGAACACATGATCACTTTTCTCAATAAGCTTCGGAGAATTAATGGTGGCTTTTCAGTTAAAAGCGACGGAATCGAGTTTTACCACCAAGGACCTCTTAAAGGAGGTCTTCACTTAGAAACAGACGTCCATCCAGGATTTCTCACCGATTGGCAACAGCCTTTTGTGATTCTCTTAACCCAAGCTTCTGGAAGCTCTGTTGTCCATGAAACAGTTTACGAAAATCGATTTGGCTACATCAAAACGCTGAAAGAAATGGGAGCCGACGTGGAACTCTTCACGCAATGCTTAGGAGGCCGCCCGTGCCGTTTTGGCGCACAAAACTATGAACATAGCCTGATTGTCAAAGGTCCTACACCTTTTGTTGGCAAAGAAATCGAAGTTCCCGATTTGCGCGCTGGATTTGCCTATGTTATGGCAGCACTTTTAGCACCAGAGCCCAGCACTCTTACAGGACTAAGGTATCTCGATCGAGGGTATGAAAACCTCGAAACAAAATTGCAATCGCTTGGCGCAAACATCGAGCGTGTGGGGATTCCTGCAACAGAAGAAGCTTTAATCTCTGTGTGACTTGTAAACAAATCCTCGGTCCTGTGCACGCATCGCCATATCCGTTAAAAATTCATCCACTGTCCAGCTTGAAAAGCCTGGTTTCAGCGACTCATAGTAGTAAATGGCTATCTGCCAATCCTTTTTTGCCTCTAAAGGATAATATTCAAGGACATCTACCCCTGCTAAATGAGCTGCGGCCACTTGCATCAAAGCAACAACACGCGGATTGTGCCCAGATGATCCACAACCCCAATTCCCTGTATGAATCCGGATTCTTTGAGGCTTTGCCAATGCTTTAATCTTTGAAAATGCATGATAAGATCTGTAGAAAAGGGCTTCAAGGTCTTCCTTTTTATAAGGTTTCCCAACTTGCTCTGGTAAAACTTTAGGAGCAGACATGCAAAAAATGCGACTTTCTGCTTCGTCTAGTTTAAATGCATACCCTTGGACATCATCTGTAGATCTTGATGCAAACCGTTTCCCATAGCAGTAATTCGCAAGAAAAGCCCCACGTCGTTTTGCTCCTGTGATGAGAGCAATTTCATCTTCTTTTAGAGTGCCTATTTCTGGCTTTTCATCTATCTTTCGTTTGATGTGGTAAAGGCCAGGATGCTCCATCACTTGCAATTCATCTTGGGTCAAATCCCCATCTAAACACTTTGAAAAAAGCTGTGGCGTGGAAAAATTCGCAGTCCACTCTTCTTGCAATTCTTTCGCATTAGGATAAGAGAAAAACCCTTCATGTACTTTAATTTCTCCACACTTATTCGAGAAAATTAGCAACTGCTTCACACCATCTCTTTTGAAAGGATAAATTGTTAAACGAATATTGGTATCTTCAATCCAACTTTTTCCCCCTTTCATTTTGTCATAAATCGCACTCTTATGAGAATGGAGCTTTTCGGGTTTTTCAAGTCCTGTTGTATCTAAGGTGATTGAGCGGACTTCTTTAGAAAATTCAGGGCCTTCGCTTTTTTGTTCCATAGAGCGGATTTGATTTTCAATCGAGCTTGATTCGATCAAATGCTTAAGACAGAGCAAACCAGAAGAAACAAGAGAAAAACGGTAAAAATAAGCAAATAGTACAAATACCGCAAACCGAAGCACACGTGACACTAAGAGTGCTAAATTGGGATTTGCAATCGTCTTTGAGAAATCAAAAACGTTCCGTTTTAGAGCTACAGAAGTTCCTCTGAGATCTACCACATGACCGTTCAAGAACGCTCGCACAGGCAACGTTACCAAGTCAAGGGCTTCACGAAAATACGACTTTTCATTTAGCAAATATTCGTTGGTAACAAAATAATTTGTTTGAACGGTCCCCATTTTATTTTACCCAAATTTGAAAGATGAAAGTTTAAAGAAAAATTCCATTGAAATCAAGTTATTGACTGTCGTAGGTGGCTTAGGCTAAGATTATCTCCCATTTTAACAACGAAAAGAGATACTTTTTTGGAACAGTGGCGTCAAATTCAAAAAAACAATTTTAGACATTGGAAATCTTTAGCAGAATTCTTAAAACTTGATCTTGACAAGTCTTTTTTTTCGCACCCCTATTTCCCCTTAAATTTGCCTAGACGTCTTGCGGAAAAAATTGAGAAAAAGACCTTAAACGACCCCATTCTTCTTCAGTTTTTTCCTCACCAAAAGGAAAACGTCGCCTCTCCCGGCTTTCTCTCAGATCCTGTCGAAGATACCTCTTTCCAAAAAACACCGCGTCTGCTGAAAAAATATGAGGGGCGAGTCCTCCTCATTGCTACCAGTGCCTGCGCAATGCACTGCCGCTTTTGCTTTCGACAAAATTACCCTTACAATCAGCCCCCTCTTGATTTTTCAAGAGAAATTAAAGCCATTCAAAACGATCCATCCATCCACGAAGTGATTCTTAGTGGAGGGGACCCCCTTTCACTTAGCGATCAAAGACTCGCAACACTCATAGAGAAATTAGCCACAATTCCCCATCTCAAACTACTGCGCTTTCATACCCGATTCCCCATAGGAATTCCTGAACGGATCACCTCCTCCTTTCTCGACATCTTAGAAAAAACCCGGCTACAAACCTTTTTCCTCCTTCATACTAACCACCCTCGTGAACTTGATCCTGATGTTCTTCAAGCAATGAAAAAGATTCAAAGACTTGGTATCCCGGTCCTCACTCAAACGGTGCTAATTCGAGAAGTGAATGACAACACTGCCACCCTAAAAGAACTCTTTTTAAAGCTTGCAGCAAGTGGAATTGTTCCCTATTACTTGCATCAACTCGACCGCGTTCAAGGCGCAGCCCACTTTGAGGTTTCAAGAGAAAAAGGGCTCCAATTGATTGAAGCGCTTCGCAAAGAGCTTCCTGGGTACGCTATTCCGACATATGTGCAAGAAGTCCCCCACCAAAAGAGCAAAACTCCTCTTACATACGAGGCATTGTCTTCAGCCCAAGAATGTTCAACCCCGTTTTCAGAATGCGAGCAGTGAGCTCACAGAGAACTAAGCGACTGTTTTCTTCGGGAACTCCCTCAACGCGACAGTCACGAAAGAAAGCGTGAAATTTTTCTGCCAGCTCGTAGAGATAATCGGATAACCGATTCGGTAGAAGGTCCCGATCCATTAACTCAAGGGTTTCCCCAAAGCGGCGCAAATGGAGTCCTAAAGCAACTTCAGTCGGATGCTTCAAAACAATAGGAGCAGTGAGAACAACGGCTTCAACATCTTTGCTAACTTTCCGTTTAATTCCCTGAATGCGCACATATGCATAGAGGAGAAATGCTGCTGTATTCCCTTCAAACTTCAGCATTCTGTCATAACTAAACACGTAATCCTTCACACGGTGACAAGAAAGATCAGCATATTTCACCGCATCGACTCCCAGAGTATGTGCAAGCTCCTCTATTTCTTTTGGGGTCGCATCCTCCAATCGCTCTTGCAAAATCTTTTTCGCATAATCAACAGCTTTTTGGAGTAAATCGATGAGCTTTTCAGTTTCACCTGAACGGGTTTTGAATTTTTTTCCATCGGGGCCGAGAACCACTCCAAAAGCCACATGCTCGAGCTGCACTTTTGCCGGATCGTAATATCCCGCTTTTGCAGCGCCTTGAAAAACCATTTGAAAATGGAGTTGCTGTCCTGCGTCAACAACATAGATGATCCGATCAGCTTTTTCTTCGGTCACACGATGATGCACCGCTGCAGCATCAGTTGTCGCATAATTGTATCCCCCGTCCGACTTTTGCAAAATCATGGGGAGAGGCTTATCATCTTTTGCAGTAAATCCCTCAAGGAAAACGCACTTCGCTCCATCTGAAACTTCAATGAGTCCTTTGGCTTCATAATCTTTAATCACTTGAGACAGTTTGGGGTTGTAAAAAGACTCGCCCCGCTCGACGAGTTTAACATCTAAAAAGTCGTAAATTTCTTGAAACCCAAGCCTAGAAATTTCACAAATCTTTTCCCAAGCTGCAAGAGCGGCTGGCTCTCCACTTTGCAATTCAACGACTTGAAGTTGTGCCCGTTTTTTAAATTCAGGATCCGCATCAAAGCATTTCTTCGACTCACGGTACCAGTTCATAAGCGACGGAAGGTCAGCTTTTTCGTCATTAGATAACACTCCTGCATGCTGCTCTTTCAAATAGGTAATGAGCATCCCAAATTGTGTTCCCCAATCTCCAATATGATTGAGTCTGAGCACATCATGACCTAAAAACTCAAATAGGCGGGCTAAGGCATCACCAATGACAGTAGATCTAAGGTGACCCACATGAAGTTCTTTTGCTACATTTGGCGAAGAGAATTCGACAATGATTTTCTTCTTTTCTTTAAGCGGTGGCACACCTAATCGCTCATCAGCAATCACAGCTGTAAGTTCTTTCGACAAAAAGGTGTCTGTCAAAGTGATGTTGATAAATCCAGGACCCGCTATTTCAAAAGAGTCGATCATTCCATCTTTTAGCCCTTCCCATTTCTCAAGAATTTGCAATGCGACATTGCGTGGATTTGTTTTGAGAATTTTACCCAGCTTCATTGCCGAATTGCATTGATAGTGACCAAACTTGTCCTGCGTGCTAGGTGTTATGTCTGCCGGAAGACATGACGAAATGTCTTCATCAGGGAAGCACTGCTTGAGAATTTTAGTTGCTTGATTTTGGAGCTCTGTTGAAAGATTTTCCATGACCCTCTATTCTTACTTAATCGTAATACCATTTATCAAAAATAAATTACAGAATCAGTGCTGAGGTTTTCGAGGGAAATGATACCTCAAAAAAATCAAGCTATATTCACTAAGTTATTTTTGATAAATAGTATAAGCTATTCTGCTTGGGGCAGCTCTAAATTGTCAAGAATGCTACGAAACTTGGTGGAGGAAGATATACTGGAGCAGTGAAAAGGTTCTCTTGGATTCAAGATCTGCTTCATCGAGGTAAAACCAATACCCGTGATGACTCACTGCAACAAAGGCATTTTCAGGATAGCTTTTGCTCCATCGAATCGTGATCAAGTCTCCTACCACTTGCGTCCAATCAAAAGGGACCCCTTCTTCATCAGCTGTGACGATGAGTGCTTGTAACTCGAGATCCTTAGGTGGAATTTGAACTCCTAAGCTCAAATATTGCAAGCATTCGAGGAGAGAACGGGTATAAATTCCCGATTCTACATTATGGACAAGGGTAAACTGATAGGGCGTCCGTTTCTTTTTTGTGATCTTAAGAAAATCGGCGAGCCGATCGGTTTCTTCTGTGCTTGGGGGCAGTGTTAACTGCAAAACTTTTTCATAAATAGCTGTGGATTTCGACTCTCCTTCAGCTGTTTCCTTTTCCTTGAGTAAGGCTTTGACTTCAACCTGTCTTTGAATATGAGCTTCTTGAAGTAACCCCGCAAGAGTGAGAAAATCCTTAAACTTGGGGGCAAAACGAGGGATAGGCCCTGATCGACTTTCCACATTGATATGACTTCCAAGCCGTTTGACGAGAATGCGGAAAACCTGTCCAACACCCCACCCATGGTTGATAAGCTTCTCAATCACTTCTACTTCAATAGGGGCCATGAATTGCTGAGAAAAGTTGAAACGACTCAATTCGGGATAAGTCTCGACTCCCGTTGGAATTTTCGTTGCACCATTAACGGCTGACTTGACGAAATGAGAAAATTTGCTGAGAGCGCTCCGATGATCTACAACGGTGTTATGCACCACAAAAAAAGGAGGTTCGCTGTAACGCAATCTAACGATGTTCAGTAAAAGCTCTCGATGGAGGGTATTTTGAGCTGAGTCATTATAGAGGGTCGGGTGCTCCCCGTTCTGTCCGCGTTCACAACTACTTGCAATGAGCAGCATGCATATCATCAAGAAAATCTTGAATGTTCTCATCGGCTCACCCGATTTTTTTTAAGAGCCATCCTAATAACAGCAACGATTTTTTCGCCAGTGATTATTCATGAAAGTAAAGGTCTTGCTCTCGTTTGCCGATCCCATATTTTAAGCGGTAGTCTGCTAAAGCCACTGCTGCTTCATGCGTAGAGAAATTGTTTTGATCGGCAATTTCGTAGATGGTGAGGAGTTGACGGTAAATCTGATTGACCTTATCACGTGAACGGACAGCATCATACCCTTTAGGAGAGAGTTCACAAAGGACATTAACAAGCCCTCCTGCATTAACGACAAAATCAGGAGCGTAAAGAATTCCACGGGCTGCGAGTAATCTTGCATCTGATTCTTTTAGGAGCTGGTTATTACTAGCGCCTACAACAGCACGACATTGAAGTTTTGGAATCGTCTTCTCATTGATGATCCCTCCCATTGCGCAAGGTGCTAAGATGTCACAAGGAATTTCGAGAATCTCATGAGGTTCGACAATTTTTGCACGGTATTGACGGGCAACTTGCTTTGCTTTTTCCAAATCGATATCGGTGACGATCAAATGCGCTCCAGCCCAAAAAAGATATTCCATGAGATAAGTTCCGACACTTCCAACTCCTTGAATCGCCACAGTCTTCCCCTCAAGAGAATCTGTTCCAAAAAGCCGATTCGCGGTTGCTTGGATTCCTCGAAACACTCCCCAAGCTGTATAGGGAGCGGGGTTGCCACTTCCCATTTCGTGCTTAAGACCACAAACATAGGGTGTTGTCTGACGGATCAACATGCAATCTTCAAGACCACACCCAATATCTTCTGCACAAACATACTGCCCTTTCAAACGGTCAACCGCCCGGCCAAATGATTGAAGTAGCTTTGGAGTCTTTTGAGTCTTGGAATCTGCAATGATGACGCTTTTCCCTCCGCCAAGCCCGGTTTGAGCAATCGCCGATTTATAAGTCATTCCTTTAGAAAGGCGAAGAACATCCGTCAAAGCCTCATCAAATTTTTGATAGGGATAGATACGTGTTCCACCAAGCGCTGGTCCGAGTGTGGTGTTGTGAATTGCAATGATTGCCTGCAATCCCGAGGAAGAATCCTCAACCTTGACAACTTTTTCATAGCCCGGTACCTCGAGCACCTCTTCCAGAATCCCCATACATCTGTCTCCAGCTAAAATTTGCCCAAAAGCATACCAAGAAAAAGCAAAAAAACTAAATCTCAAAGAATATCTTTGTGTTGCGATATAATAGATGAATCAGATAAGCTCATCTCTCCAAAAATAGTAGGATTTGCAGATGGCAAGCTCTGTCATTACGAAAAGTTTAAAAGACTTATTGGCTGACTTTTTAAAGAACAATAAAAAGGCCGATTTATTAACAACTTATTTCTTTTTCTTAGAAAAGAAATATAATATTCAGCCTGTTTTATTTCTTCGTGAAAAGACAATTTATCAAAGTAAAGAAGAAATTTTAAAAAAAGCCGAAGAAGAAGGCAAGCTCTGGCGTGAGACTGAGATTAAAATTCAAGTTGGAACGCCTGCCGTCAATGAAGGAACCAAGAAAATTTACATCTGTCCTTTCACTGGAAAGGTATTTGGAGATAACACTCATCCCAATCCACAAGATGCCATCTATGACTGGGTTTCTAAGTGTCCTGAAAATACAGAACGCATCGAAGGGATGCGCGTAAAACGTTTTTTTGTCTCTGAAGACCCAGAAGTGATCAAAAACTACATACAAAAACGGAAAGAACCGATTACGAAAATCGTCTTTTCTTCAGGTTTGACAGGGAAGCTGTTTAACAGCAAAAAGGCTGTGATTGAGGACTTTGAAACAAATCAACTCAAACCTATGCCCTTACTTGACGTCCCCAGTCAAAACCGCTTCCAAATCGAAACCCATTTCTTGAGCTTCATCGAAGAGCAACTCGATGAATCTAAGATTACAGCTTTCGTAGAAGCGATGAGTGAACATGATGAGTTTTCAACACATGTTGAGCGCTGGGTCGAAGAAAATAAGTAAATTTAGCTCTTCTCTAGAAGAAACGGCAGAGATAGGACGCAGCATTGCCAAAGACTTAGCACCAGGAGCGATTGTTGCTTTTTTTGGAGATCTTGGAGCCGGTAAAACCACCCTTATCAAATCACTTGCAGCAGAGTTAACGGGAATTGACCCACATGAAGTGAGCAGCCCTACTTTCACTTACCTTCACATCTACAAAGGGACAGGCCTAGTTTATCACTTCGATCTCTATCGACTTGAAAATGCAACTGATTTTCTAGAAAGAGGCTTTGATGAATTTTTTGATGCAGGAGGCATTTGTCTGATTGAGTGGGCCGAGAGAATCGACCCCATTTTACCTGAGCATGCACACCGTATTGAGATCAAGCATCAGGATGAAAACAATCGGATTTTCACTTTTTATGAAAAAAATCATGTTTAAACAGGCCCGCTTTCTTACCTCGGCACTGAAAGAAGCCGAGTGTCCGAGCTTGCAAAATGCCCAAGGAAATCCCCTCCCCGAAATGGCTATAGTTGGACGATCAAACGTTGGAAAGTCTTCACTGCTCAACCATCTGATGCAAAGCAAATCGCTTGCCAAAGTCTCATCAAAACCTGGAAAAACACAACGGATCAACTATTTTCTCATCGATGAAACTCTTTTACTAGTTGACCTCCCTGGTTACGGCTATGCAAAAGTAGACAAAACAACTAAGCAAAACTGGGCCATTCATTTAGAAAACTACCTCAATCAACGGGGCTCTCTCAAACTTCTCTTATTTTTGCTCGACATTAGACGAACTCCCAATGAAGATGATTTAGCCTTTCTCGAATGGGCGTACTTTCAAGGGCTCTCAGTGATTTTAGTACTCACAAAAACTGATAAACTCAAAGAAAACGAAAAAATCAAGCAAACTGAAGCTATCATAATGACGTTAAGACGCGAGAAAAGCTTGAGTGGATTGCCTTATGTCCACTATTCTGTTAAAGAAGGTAAATGCAAGCACCAATTAATTGAAGTGATCAATAAAGAACTATGGGGCTAATACAAGAAGATACATTTGTCTGCTTTGACTGCGAAGCAACAGGTCTTGATCCAAGAATAGATGAGATCATTGAAATTGCCGCAGCAAAGTTCACATTTAATCAGATTATTGAGTCTCGTGAAGACTTGATTGATCCTGCATGTCCCATTCCACAACACACGATCGAAATCCATCATATTACAGACGAAATGGTGCAAGGAAAACCCAAGATTCAAGATGTCTTAGCAGAATACCTTGAATTTTTCTCCGGGCACGTGATCATTGGACATGGCATCCCGTTTGATATCGCCATTGTCGAAGCTGCAGCGCAAAAGTTTCGCATTCCTTCTAAATTGTCGAAACTCCCTTTTATCGATACCCTCCGCCTGGCAAGACTGTATGGTGAAAGCCCAACC
Coding sequences within:
- a CDS encoding DUF2709 domain-containing protein; the protein is MASSVITKSLKDLLADFLKNNKKADLLTTYFFFLEKKYNIQPVLFLREKTIYQSKEEILKKAEEEGKLWRETEIKIQVGTPAVNEGTKKIYICPFTGKVFGDNTHPNPQDAIYDWVSKCPENTERIEGMRVKRFFVSEDPEVIKNYIQKRKEPITKIVFSSGLTGKLFNSKKAVIEDFETNQLKPMPLLDVPSQNRFQIETHFLSFIEEQLDESKITAFVEAMSEHDEFSTHVERWVEENK
- the tsaE gene encoding tRNA (adenosine(37)-N6)-threonylcarbamoyltransferase complex ATPase subunit type 1 TsaE, giving the protein MMSFQHMLSAGSKKISKFSSSLEETAEIGRSIAKDLAPGAIVAFFGDLGAGKTTLIKSLAAELTGIDPHEVSSPTFTYLHIYKGTGLVYHFDLYRLENATDFLERGFDEFFDAGGICLIEWAERIDPILPEHAHRIEIKHQDENNRIFTFYEKNHV
- the yihA gene encoding ribosome biogenesis GTP-binding protein YihA/YsxC, coding for MFKQARFLTSALKEAECPSLQNAQGNPLPEMAIVGRSNVGKSSLLNHLMQSKSLAKVSSKPGKTQRINYFLIDETLLLVDLPGYGYAKVDKTTKQNWAIHLENYLNQRGSLKLLLFLLDIRRTPNEDDLAFLEWAYFQGLSVILVLTKTDKLKENEKIKQTEAIIMTLRREKSLSGLPYVHYSVKEGKCKHQLIEVINKELWG
- a CDS encoding putative quorum-sensing-regulated virulence factor; the encoded protein is MGLIQEDTFVCFDCEATGLDPRIDEIIEIAAAKFTFNQIIESREDLIDPACPIPQHTIEIHHITDEMVQGKPKIQDVLAEYLEFFSGHVIIGHGIPFDIAIVEAAAQKFRIPSKLSKLPFIDTLRLARLYGESPTNSLEMLRSHFNIKPHGAHRAMNDVHVNIEVFKHLCSKFKTTEEILKRLERPIQLKAMPLGKHKGRSFKEIPSEYLQWAAKQNFDQDLLFSVRTELKKRKTGKSFGQASNPFSSL